In Chitinophaga oryzae, the sequence CGAAAAGACCGATGAAGCGGCCCGTATCGGTATCCAGAACGGTAAATACCGCGCCGCCCTCTCCTCTTTCGTCGTCGCCGGCATCTTCGGCGCACTGGTGGCCGTTATCTGGCGGGGAGCGCTCATCGGCCTGGACACCGGGCAGCTGTTCTCATTTGTGCTGTATTCGGTTTTTATCGGCAGCTCCATAGGCGGGCTGGCGGAGGTATATGCTTCACTGCAAAAGAGCATCGGCGCCACCGACAACCTCTTCGCTATTCTCGACGAACCGGCGGAACCCCTGGCACCGGTTACCCGGCTGGCGCCCGAACATACCCTTCATGGTTATATCAGCTTCCGCCACGTATCTTTCCGTTACCCCGGGCGGGAAGACACGCCGGTACTGAAAAACCTCTCCTTCCAGGCACAGGCCAACCAGACCATCGCGCTGATAGGCCCCAGCGGCGCCGGCAAAAGCACCATCGTGTCCTTACTGTTACGCATCTACGATCCTACGGGCGGGCATATACTTTTTGATCAGAAAGACAGCAGCACCTTCCCCCTGTCCGCCCTCCGCTCGCAGATTGCTACCGTACCGCAGGACGTATTCCTGTTCGGCGGCACGATCGCGGAAAATATCGCCTACGGCAAACAGGACGCCACGGATGCGGAGATCATTGCCGCGGCGCAAAAAGCCAATGCCTGGGAATTTATTCAACGCATGCCGCAGGGGCTGCAAACCATCGTGGGAGAACGCGGCGTACAACTTTCCGGCGGACAGCGGCAGCGTATCGCCATCGCCCGCGCGGTACTGAAATCACCGCGCATCCTTATCCTGGATGAAGCTACCTCTGCACTGGACGCGGAATCTGAAAAACTGGTACAGGATGCATTGAGCAAACTGATGAAGGGCCGTACGGCCATCGTCATCGCCCACCGGCTGGCCACCATCCG encodes:
- a CDS encoding ABC transporter ATP-binding protein, whose amino-acid sequence is MQLPSTTITDGGHITVKPKRTLRLLQLLRPHRALFTAGMLFLITNSLAGLAFPELLGRLINAGKQPEATAYIHEAGIALVVLLTIQAISSFFRTLIFVKVAEKTLASLRQSVYNHLIKLPMQFFLTRRVGELNSRISADISLLQETFTNTIAELIRQLVIIVGGITFLMLTSIHLTLFMLAIMPVMVLIAVGFGRFIRHFSRRVQDQVAASGTIVEETLQGIFSVKAFASEFLEMKRYREKTDEAARIGIQNGKYRAALSSFVVAGIFGALVAVIWRGALIGLDTGQLFSFVLYSVFIGSSIGGLAEVYASLQKSIGATDNLFAILDEPAEPLAPVTRLAPEHTLHGYISFRHVSFRYPGREDTPVLKNLSFQAQANQTIALIGPSGAGKSTIVSLLLRIYDPTGGHILFDQKDSSTFPLSALRSQIATVPQDVFLFGGTIAENIAYGKQDATDAEIIAAAQKANAWEFIQRMPQGLQTIVGERGVQLSGGQRQRIAIARAVLKSPRILILDEATSALDAESEKLVQDALSKLMKGRTAIVIAHRLATIRQADKIIVIDKGAIVEEGTHHELISNEEGLYKTLCEMQFIQ